A portion of the Kiritimatiellia bacterium genome contains these proteins:
- the dnaJ gene encoding molecular chaperone DnaJ produces the protein MPPAKRDYYEVLGVARGASADEIKKAYRKLAVQFHPDKNPGNVEAEEQFKEISEAYEILSDPEKRPRYDQFGHRAFGPGAGGGFGFGGIDLEEALRTFMGAFGGGGSIFDNFFGGGRGRAEAGGAERGNDLRFDLEIDFEEAVLGSERELTLPILQECGACKGTGAAPGSKRETCRRCNGMGVTVASNGFFQIRQTCPACGGTGETVSQPCRECRGEGRVKGRSALSLKIPAGVETGSRLRLAGKGEGGVRGGAPGDLYVVLHVKPHELFQRRDEDIFVEWPIPYDVAALGGEVEVPTLHGYVPLKIPAGTQSGTLFRLKGKGVTGGHLLRGGDQHVRVVIEPPARLSGKQKDLLRQLAESFEGENHPQTARLRKLAEIFYERKRILEK, from the coding sequence ATGCCCCCGGCCAAACGAGATTACTACGAGGTCCTCGGCGTCGCCCGCGGCGCCTCGGCCGACGAGATCAAGAAGGCCTACCGCAAGCTGGCCGTCCAGTTCCATCCCGACAAGAACCCCGGCAACGTCGAGGCGGAGGAGCAGTTCAAGGAGATCTCCGAGGCCTACGAAATCCTCTCCGATCCCGAGAAGCGCCCGCGCTACGACCAGTTCGGGCACCGCGCGTTCGGGCCGGGCGCGGGCGGCGGGTTCGGCTTCGGCGGCATCGATCTCGAGGAGGCCCTGCGCACGTTCATGGGCGCGTTCGGCGGCGGCGGGAGCATCTTCGATAATTTCTTCGGCGGCGGGCGGGGCCGCGCGGAGGCCGGCGGCGCCGAGCGCGGCAACGACCTCCGCTTCGACCTCGAAATCGATTTCGAGGAGGCGGTGCTGGGCTCCGAGCGCGAACTGACCCTGCCCATCCTGCAGGAGTGCGGCGCCTGCAAGGGCACCGGCGCGGCGCCCGGGAGCAAGCGGGAGACCTGCCGCCGATGCAACGGGATGGGCGTCACCGTCGCGTCCAACGGGTTCTTCCAGATCCGGCAGACCTGCCCGGCGTGCGGCGGGACCGGCGAGACCGTCTCGCAACCCTGCCGCGAATGCCGCGGCGAGGGCCGCGTGAAGGGCCGCTCGGCGCTCTCGCTCAAGATCCCCGCGGGCGTCGAGACCGGCTCCCGCCTGCGGCTGGCCGGAAAGGGCGAGGGCGGGGTCCGCGGCGGCGCGCCGGGCGACCTCTACGTCGTGCTCCACGTCAAGCCGCACGAGCTGTTCCAGCGCCGCGACGAGGATATCTTCGTCGAGTGGCCCATCCCGTACGATGTCGCTGCGCTCGGCGGCGAGGTCGAGGTGCCCACCCTGCACGGCTATGTCCCCCTGAAGATCCCGGCCGGCACCCAGAGCGGGACGCTGTTCCGTCTCAAGGGCAAGGGCGTGACGGGCGGGCACCTGCTGCGCGGCGGCGACCAGCACGTCCGCGTCGTCATCGAGCCGCCGGCCCGGCTCTCCGGCAAGCAGAAGGACCTGCTTCGCCAGCTCGCGGAATCGTTCGAGGGCGAAAATCATCCGCAGACGGCCCGCCTGCGCAAGCTGGCGGAGATTTTCTACGAGCGCAAGCGAATCCTCGAGAAATGA